The DNA region CCCCTTCCCTTTATGTCCTCCACTGTCTTTTAGCTTTACCTCTCCTCCACCCTGGGTTGGGTACAGAACTCGCATCTGAATCTGGGCTTGGAGCCGGACGCAGGGCTGGGAACCATTATTCCAAGTGTAGTCTCCTATTGCCTCCTTGGAGCCTGGGCTAGGACTTGGAGAGGGTGGTGGTTCTGGGTGGGGGGATCTGGTGGAGGGTCCTGGACTCGTGGCAGTACTGTTTCTTGTTGGATGAACTGTAGTATTTTGATGACTGGTGGTGGTAGCAGGACTATGAGTGGCTGTTGGGGACTCGCGGCTGGTGGTTCCTGTGGTGTTAGTTGTatgcgtggtggtggtggttctctGAGTGGTGGTTCTGTGGCTCTTGGTAGTTCTGTGGCTGGTTGGTCTAGGGCTTGACGTGCTTTCGGTAGCTGTAGGTGTCACCGTGAAGGATGGCAGCAGAGTGGCAGATTTTTTACGAGGACAGTCATTCCCTGTCCCCTGGGCTTTGAGGAAAAGACTGGTTAGCAACCCAGGGCAGGCTTCTTCCCAGGGGCTCCCTCCCCCGTCCCCTTCCTCCTTACCTGCTAGTAGCCCCAGCAAGGCCCCAGAGAAGAACACAGCCAACCTCATGACAGAACAGCCTTCACCCAGAGTCCAGCAGTGTTAGTACCAGCTGCCTGCTCAACCAACCCTGTACCCTCTGCCTTCTGCTTGGAAAAAAGGGGAAATCTGACTTCCTGTTAACTGCGGTGATCCCACCCTCAGCCTGACTCAGGCACCTCAGCCCCAGCCACCGTGATCTCTTAGTCACTAAATGATTGGTCCTGGTGTCACCAAAGGAGCTAGCAGCATCATGTGGGTAGTGAGATGCAGTTTTGGGGAAGTTGATCCTCATGGATTTGTCTTTCTCAGCAAAATGTGCTTGGCAGTTGCAACAAGTGATTACAGAGGCAGCAGCCCCTCTGTGGGAGAGCTCACTAGGATGTAAATTCAGAACACTCCCTTTTCCCTCCATCACTTCCTCTTTGTCAAGACATGTGAGGTGCTTATGATGGTCCTTGCTCAACCCCTATGGAAAGGTCATACCCCCTAGTTAACATAACCATTTTCAGTCAACAAGGAAGCACAACAGAAAGTAACTAttagctgggggtgggggcagtagAACTGTACCCAACAGCaggtgggagggaagaggagggaagaaaTGAGAAGCCAAGGCAGGCAGTTTCCAAGtcattttattcagaattttgtgtttgtttcctgAATCAATAAATACTATACAAAACAATGTAAAAATGGCTACCATtttctctcccctgctccccccacctGGGGACAATCCCCTGGGCTACCTAGCTCAGGGGTTCGCCCTCCAGATTTGGCCCAGCAGATGAGGTGGAGCAAAATTGTAGCCCCTACTGAATGAATGTTTTCAGAGGAATTCAGCTGGGGTGGGAGAGCCTCTAGGGTTTGGAGGTTGACTAGGTTAGGGAAATGGATTAGTGTTTTCGGGAGAAGAAGACGGCGCCTACCCCAAAGAAAAGGGTGTCTAAAATGTTCA from Cervus canadensis isolate Bull #8, Minnesota chromosome 1, ASM1932006v1, whole genome shotgun sequence includes:
- the CD68 gene encoding macrosialin — its product is MRLAVFFSGALLGLLAAQGTGNDCPRKKSATLLPSFTVTPTATESTSSPRPTSHRTTKSHRTTTQRTTTTTHTTNTTGTTSRESPTATHSPATTTSHQNTTVHPTRNSTATSPGPSTRSPHPEPPPSPSPSPGSKEAIGDYTWNNGSQPCVRLQAQIQMRVLYPTQGGGEAWGISVLNPNRTKAQGGCEGPHSHLLLSFPYGELSFGFKQDPPQSAVYLNFMAVEYNVSFPQAVQWTFSVQNSSLRDLQTPLGQSFSCRNASIIVSPALHLDLLSLKLQAAQLSPSGAFGPSFSCPSDKSILLPLIIGLILLGLLTLVLVTFCIVRRRPPSYQPL